The following coding sequences are from one Candidatus Marinimicrobia bacterium CG08_land_8_20_14_0_20_45_22 window:
- a CDS encoding NAD(P)/FAD-dependent oxidoreductase, producing the protein MEHVDIAVIGAGVVGLAICENLSRSNKEVFLLERYESFGMETSSRNSEVIHAGFYYPKNSLKAELCVEGNRLLYDLCKNFEIPFWKTGKIIIAKTPEEVQNVNHLFEQGIKNHTPGLRFLSKTEISQMEPNISAEFGLFSPETGLIDVHQLMKFYESQSERNGAVIAYHSNVIAIEKITDGYRILIQDTNGEIEEIAAKIVINAAGIGAERIAALAGIDIESSGYQVYLVKGEYFNVAAKHTGKIHHLIYPTPTALSLGIHTRLRLDGTFSLGPSAFYVDEVSYEVNPDHQDKFFESVYSFLPFLKPEDLTPEMSGIRPKLQKPGGEFRDFVIAEESEKGLQGMINLIGIDSPGLTAAPAIAIRVGQLVENILR; encoded by the coding sequence ATGGAGCATGTTGATATCGCTGTCATTGGCGCAGGCGTCGTCGGATTAGCCATCTGCGAAAACCTTTCACGCTCTAACAAAGAGGTGTTCCTTCTTGAGCGATATGAGTCTTTCGGAATGGAAACCTCATCACGCAATAGCGAGGTTATTCATGCGGGATTTTACTATCCAAAAAACTCGCTAAAGGCAGAACTATGTGTCGAAGGCAACCGACTGCTTTACGATCTCTGCAAAAATTTTGAAATCCCTTTTTGGAAAACAGGGAAAATCATCATTGCCAAAACACCGGAAGAAGTCCAAAATGTCAATCATCTTTTCGAGCAGGGAATTAAAAATCATACACCCGGATTGAGATTCCTTTCCAAGACAGAAATTAGTCAAATGGAACCCAACATTTCAGCGGAGTTTGGTTTGTTCAGTCCGGAAACCGGACTGATTGATGTTCACCAACTGATGAAGTTCTATGAATCTCAATCGGAAAGGAACGGCGCCGTTATCGCGTATCATTCAAACGTGATTGCAATTGAAAAAATCACAGATGGTTATCGTATTTTAATTCAGGACACAAACGGAGAAATCGAAGAAATCGCGGCAAAGATCGTTATCAATGCGGCGGGAATCGGCGCCGAGCGGATCGCCGCACTTGCCGGAATTGATATCGAGTCATCCGGTTATCAAGTATATCTGGTTAAGGGTGAATATTTCAATGTCGCCGCTAAACATACCGGAAAAATCCATCACCTGATTTATCCAACGCCTACTGCGCTAAGTCTGGGAATTCATACAAGACTTAGATTAGACGGAACTTTTTCGCTCGGACCCAGCGCTTTTTACGTGGATGAAGTCTCCTATGAAGTCAACCCCGATCATCAGGACAAATTTTTCGAAAGCGTTTATTCATTCTTGCCGTTTCTAAAACCAGAAGACCTGACGCCAGAGATGTCCGGTATCCGTCCAAAACTCCAGAAACCGGGCGGTGAATTCCGCGATTTTGTTATTGCAGAGGAATCCGAAAAAGGATTACAGGGAATGATCAACCTGATTGGCATCGACTCGCCCGGCTTGACGGCGGCGCCGGCGATTGCGATTCGCGTCGGTCAATTAGTCGAAAATATTCTCAGGTGA
- a CDS encoding nitroreductase family protein produces MNLDYIFRRRSIREFTNEPVSDEHLELILKSGMAAPSAHDLKPWHFIIIRDRTKLNKIADLHPYAKMLYQAPVCIAVCGDVEISSKRWDQDCAAATENILLSLPELNLGGVWIGYHPEASGLTALFDELFGLPQNIRLFSLIAVGRPAEEKPSRTQFDANRVHFEKF; encoded by the coding sequence ATGAACCTCGATTATATTTTTAGACGCAGAAGCATCCGAGAATTTACCAATGAACCGGTTTCGGATGAACATTTAGAACTCATATTAAAATCCGGGATGGCGGCTCCTTCCGCGCACGACCTAAAACCTTGGCACTTCATCATCATTCGAGATCGAACAAAACTGAATAAAATCGCCGATCTTCATCCGTACGCCAAGATGCTTTATCAAGCGCCTGTTTGTATTGCCGTGTGCGGCGATGTCGAAATTTCATCGAAGCGGTGGGATCAGGATTGCGCCGCCGCTACGGAAAATATTCTGCTTTCACTGCCGGAGCTAAACCTCGGCGGCGTATGGATAGGTTATCATCCCGAAGCTTCGGGATTAACCGCGTTATTCGACGAATTGTTTGGCTTGCCACAAAATATAAGGCTATTCTCCTTGATTGCCGTTGGTCGTCCCGCAGAAGAAAAACCGTCGCGCACGCAATTCGACGCCAATCGTGTTCATTTCGAGAAGTTTTAG